In the Alligator mississippiensis isolate rAllMis1 chromosome 7, rAllMis1, whole genome shotgun sequence genome, one interval contains:
- the LMAN2L gene encoding VIP36-like protein isoform X2 yields MSARGGAAGKMAAEGRLRCVGLRLAPAPALPLLLATLVLARAEQTEEHFKREHSLTKPYQGVGSSSSALWDLLGNAMVMTQFIRLTPDQQSRQGAVWNRVPCYLRDWEMQVHFKIHGQGKKNLNGDGFALWYTKDRMQTGPVFGSKDNFLGLGVFVDTYPNEEKQQERVFPYISAMVNNGSLSYDHDHDGRPTELGGCTAMVRNLDHDTFLVIRYVKRRLTVMIDIDGKHEWRDCVDVPGVRLPRGYYFGTSSVTGDLSDNHDIISLKLYQLTVERTPEEEKWDREVFLPVVDNMKLPGLDVPLEPMSGLALFLIVFFSLVAAVFAVVIGIIVYNKWQEQSRKHFY; encoded by the exons ATgagcgcgcggggcggggccgcgggcAAGATGGCGGCGGAGGGCCGGCTGCGGTGTGTGGGGCtgcgcctggccccagcccctgccctgccgctGCTACTGGCGACGCTGGTGCTGGCGCGGGCCGAGCAGACCGAGGAGCACTTCAAGCGCGAGCACTCGCTCACCAAGCCATaccagg gcgtGGGCTCATCCAGCTCCGCGCTCTGGGACCTGCTGGGCAACGCCATGGTCATGACCCAGTTCATCCGCCTGACGCCTGACCAGCAGAGCCGGCAGGGCGCCGTCTGGAACCGCGTG CCCTGCTACCTGCGGGACTGGGAGATGCAGGTCCACTTCAAGATCCATGGCCAGGGCAAGAAGAACCTCAACGGCGATGGGTTCGCCCTCTGGTACACCAAGGACCGCATGCAGacag GACCCGTCTTCGGGAGCAAGGATAACTTCCTGGGGCTGGGCGTGTTTGTGGACACATATCCCAatgaggagaagcagcaggag CGTGTGTTCCCCTACATCTCTGCCATGGTGAATAATGGGTCCCTGAGCTATGACCACGACCACGATGGAcgccccacagagctgggtggcTGCACCGCCATGGTGCGCAACCTGGACCATGACACCTTCCTTGTCATCCGCTACGTCAAGCGACGCCTCACA GTCATGATAGACATCGACGGAAAGCACGAGTGGCGAGACTGTGTTGACGTACCGGGTGTGCGCTTGCCACGAGGCTACTATTTCGGCACCTCCTCTGTCACCGGGGACCTCTCAG ATAACCACGACATTATTTCACTGAAGCTCTACCAGCTCACAGTGGAGCGCACGCCCGAAGAGGAGAAGTGGGACCGTGAGGTCTTCCTGCCTGTCGTGGACAACATGAAGCTCCCTGGCT TGGACGTGCCACTGGAGCCCATGAGCGGCCTGGCCCTCTTCCTCATCGTCTTCTTCTCCCTGGTGGCCGCTGTCTTTGCTGTTGTCATTGGCATCATAGTCTAcaacaagtggcaggagcagagccGCAAGCACTTCTACTGA
- the LMAN2L gene encoding VIP36-like protein isoform X1, with amino-acid sequence MSARGGAAGKMAAEGRLRCVGLRLAPAPALPLLLATLVLARAEQTEEHFKREHSLTKPYQGVGSSSSALWDLLGNAMVMTQFIRLTPDQQSRQGAVWNRVPCYLRDWEMQVHFKIHGQGKKNLNGDGFALWYTKDRMQTGPVFGSKDNFLGLGVFVDTYPNEEKQQEAQKRRYTPGNQRVFPYISAMVNNGSLSYDHDHDGRPTELGGCTAMVRNLDHDTFLVIRYVKRRLTVMIDIDGKHEWRDCVDVPGVRLPRGYYFGTSSVTGDLSDNHDIISLKLYQLTVERTPEEEKWDREVFLPVVDNMKLPGLDVPLEPMSGLALFLIVFFSLVAAVFAVVIGIIVYNKWQEQSRKHFY; translated from the exons ATgagcgcgcggggcggggccgcgggcAAGATGGCGGCGGAGGGCCGGCTGCGGTGTGTGGGGCtgcgcctggccccagcccctgccctgccgctGCTACTGGCGACGCTGGTGCTGGCGCGGGCCGAGCAGACCGAGGAGCACTTCAAGCGCGAGCACTCGCTCACCAAGCCATaccagg gcgtGGGCTCATCCAGCTCCGCGCTCTGGGACCTGCTGGGCAACGCCATGGTCATGACCCAGTTCATCCGCCTGACGCCTGACCAGCAGAGCCGGCAGGGCGCCGTCTGGAACCGCGTG CCCTGCTACCTGCGGGACTGGGAGATGCAGGTCCACTTCAAGATCCATGGCCAGGGCAAGAAGAACCTCAACGGCGATGGGTTCGCCCTCTGGTACACCAAGGACCGCATGCAGacag GACCCGTCTTCGGGAGCAAGGATAACTTCCTGGGGCTGGGCGTGTTTGTGGACACATATCCCAatgaggagaagcagcaggag GCTCAGAAGAGGCGCTATACCCCTGGAAATCAG CGTGTGTTCCCCTACATCTCTGCCATGGTGAATAATGGGTCCCTGAGCTATGACCACGACCACGATGGAcgccccacagagctgggtggcTGCACCGCCATGGTGCGCAACCTGGACCATGACACCTTCCTTGTCATCCGCTACGTCAAGCGACGCCTCACA GTCATGATAGACATCGACGGAAAGCACGAGTGGCGAGACTGTGTTGACGTACCGGGTGTGCGCTTGCCACGAGGCTACTATTTCGGCACCTCCTCTGTCACCGGGGACCTCTCAG ATAACCACGACATTATTTCACTGAAGCTCTACCAGCTCACAGTGGAGCGCACGCCCGAAGAGGAGAAGTGGGACCGTGAGGTCTTCCTGCCTGTCGTGGACAACATGAAGCTCCCTGGCT TGGACGTGCCACTGGAGCCCATGAGCGGCCTGGCCCTCTTCCTCATCGTCTTCTTCTCCCTGGTGGCCGCTGTCTTTGCTGTTGTCATTGGCATCATAGTCTAcaacaagtggcaggagcagagccGCAAGCACTTCTACTGA